A DNA window from Brassica napus cultivar Da-Ae chromosome A4, Da-Ae, whole genome shotgun sequence contains the following coding sequences:
- the LOC106364451 gene encoding uncharacterized protein LOC106364451, with product MFDDSDGASSEDDNFSTYGESPIEEDEDSPTLPSKKRYQNFLMSESKGNLEVLKLEMSSLDLAVGQRYLTKKHLKRRLKLFTVRHQFDFDVEISNLTTYVVKCWVDGCTWRVRASTEGLSPQFYIRIYDSDHACSVTERSNRSRNATPDILGELYKNFLGDVGPAVRPESVGIAITKQFGVKMEYWKSHRTLKCAREIDEGTPECGFELLPSYLYMIRRANPNTVTRLQIDELGRFMYVFLAFGASVNGFPFMRKVVVVDGTFLNGKYKGTLLTALAQDGNFQIFPIAFAVVDTENDDSWNWFFTQLKVLIPDQEGLAIISDRHNSIGKAITNVYPLAARGICTYHLYKNILGRYKGKDVFRLVKKAARCFRMSDFDMIFEEIEALNPDLHGYLERADVRLWTRVYFPGERYNLMTTNIAESMNRALSHARGLNIVRILESIRVMMTRWFAERRVDARSQSTTLTRGVEKLLQGRVSASRDWTVQRIDDHHTEVKYGAAGESLNVVNLVERKCTCRRFDVEKIPCVHAIAAAEERNVSRISLCSPYYKSTYLASAYAESVMPVDSALPVPDNVANVQCFPPFIRQQPGRPKKNRMKSALEVALANKRPRKEHICSRCSQSGHNARTCPI from the exons ATGTTCGATGACTCGGACGGTGCGTCATCTGAAGATGATAACTTCAGCACATACGGTGAGTCTCCtatcgaagaagacgaagattcACCAACGCTACCTTCCAAGAAGAGATATCAGAACTTCTTGATGAGCGAATCTAAAGGGAATCTGGAGGTTTTGAAGTTGGAGATGTCGTCGTTAGACCTTGCGGTAGGACAACGATACTTGACTAAAAAGCATTTGAAGAGACGACTGAAACTTTTTACAGTGAGGCatcaatttgattttgatgtagAAATATCAAACCTGACAACATACGTTGTTAAGTGTTGGGTTGATGGATGTACATGGAGAGTTCGTGCATCTACCGAAGGATTGTCCCCGCAGTTTTATATTCGTATTTACGACTCGGATCATGCATGTTCTGTAACTGAGCGTTCTAATCGATCTCGAAATGCAACACCGGATATTTTAGGAGAGTTGTACAAGAACTTTCTCGGCGACGTTGGTCCGGCCGTTCGCCCTGAGAGTGTCGGAATAGCTATCACTAAGCAGTTTGGTGTAAAG ATGGAATATTGGAAATCACACCGGACGCTTAAATGTGCAAGGGAAATCGATGAGGGCACACCTGAGTGTGGTTTTGAACTCTTGCCTTCTTACTTATACATGATAAGAAGGGCAAATCCGAATACAGTTACGCGTCTTCAAATCGATGAGCTTGGAAGATTCATGTATGTGTTTCTTGCGTTTGGTGCGAGCGTTAATGGGTTTCCTTTCATGCGCAAAGTTGTTGTCGTCGACGGTACGTTTCTTAATGGTAAATATAAAGGGACGCTACTCACAGCACTAGCTCAGGATGGTAACTTTCAGATTTTTCCAATAGCCTTCGCAGTGGTTGACACTGAAAATGATGATTCGTGGAATTGGTTTTTTACGCAACTAAAAGTGTTGATTCCTGACCAGGAGGGTCTTGCGATAATATCAGATAGGCATAACTCGATAGGGAAAGCAATTACAAATGTGTATCCGTTAGCTGCTCGTGGAATATGCACCTATCATTTGTATAAAAACATATTGGGACGGTACAAAGGAAAAGATGTATTTCGGCTGGTGAAGAAAGCGGCGAGATGTTTTAGAATGTCTGACTTTGATATGATTTTCGAGGAGATTGAAGCACTTAATCCTGATCTCCACGGCTACCTCGAAAGAGCTGATGTCAGACTGTGGACACGTGTTTATTTCCCGGGCGAGaggtacaatttgatgactacgaACATAGCGGAATCAATGAACAGAGCATTATCGCATGCTAGAGGTCTTAACATTGTTCGAATATTGGAATCGATACGGGTTATGATGACCAGATGGTTTGCTGAACGAAGAGTGGATGCCAGATCGCAGTCAACCACACTCACGCGCGGTGTGGAGAAACTATTACAA GGACGTGTAAGTGCCTCCCGGGATTGGACGGTTCAAAGGATTGATGACCATCACACTGAAGTTAAATATGGCGCTGCTGGCGAGTCTTTGAATGTTGTTAATTTGGTTGAGCGAAAGTGCACATGTCGGCGTTTCGATGTCGAGAAAATACCATGTGTACACGCAATCGCAGCTGCAGAGGAAAGAAATGTTTCTCGTATATCACTGTGCAGTCCTTACTATAAAAGCACTTATTTAGCTAGCGCATACGCTGAATCGGTCATGCCGGTTGACTCAGCGCTACCTGTTCCAGATAACGTGGCTAACGTACAGTGCTTTCCACCGTTTATTCGTCAACAACCGGGAAGACctaaaaaaaataggatgaaatCTGCTTTAGAAGTTGCACTTGCAAACAAACGTCCTAGGAAAGAGCACATATGTTCTCGTTGCAGTCAAAGTGGACATAATGCGAGAACTTGTCCGATATAA
- the LOC106346690 gene encoding zinc finger A20 and AN1 domain-containing stress-associated protein 6-like, which translates to MAEEHRCQTPEGHRLCANNCGFLGSSATMNLCSNCYGDLCLKQQQQGSSSLSAVSPPPPVITSISTPMIQPLVQNPSAELEVPAKNVSVTVTATEQPQKRPNRCTTCRKRVGLTGFKCRCGTTFCGAHRYPEVHGCTFDFKSAGREEIAKANPLVKAAKLQKI; encoded by the coding sequence ATGGCGGAAGAGCATCGATGTCAAACGCCGGAAGGCCACCGTCTCTGTGCTAACAACTGCGGCTTCCTCGGCAGCTCCGCGACCATGAATCTATGCTCCAACTGCTACGGCGATCTCTGTCTTAAACAACAGCAACAAGGCTCATCCTCTCTCTCCGCCGTATCTCCTCCGCCGCCGGTGATCACTTCCATCTCTACTCCGATGATCCAGCCTCTCGTTCAAAACCCATCTGCTGAATTGGAGGTACCGGCGAAGAACGTGTCGGTGACGGTAACGGCGACGGAGCAGCCGCAGAAACGGCCGAACCGGTGTACCACGTGCAGGAAACGGGTCGGGTTGACCGGGTTCAAGTGCCGGTGTGGGACGACTTTTTGTGGGGCCCACAGGTATCCGGAGGTCCATGGATGCACCTTCGATTTCAAATCGGCCGGTCGCGAAGAGATCGCGAAGGCGAACCCGTTGGTCAAAGCGGCGAAGCTTCAGAAGATTTGA